Proteins encoded by one window of bacterium:
- a CDS encoding metalloregulator ArsR/SmtB family transcription factor, whose product MSIFAALADPTRRSIVELLARSGQLSASDIGHHFPISPPAVSQHLKVLREAQLVQVETRAQQRIYTLNPAGMDELEDWLNRTRRFWSIRLDALEKQLKSTDKNSGGKHDGVRKKNR is encoded by the coding sequence ATGTCGATATTCGCCGCCCTTGCCGACCCCACCCGCCGCAGCATCGTCGAGCTATTGGCCCGATCCGGCCAGCTCTCGGCCAGCGACATCGGCCATCATTTCCCGATCAGCCCGCCGGCCGTCTCTCAACATTTGAAAGTCCTGCGCGAGGCTCAGCTGGTTCAAGTCGAAACCCGGGCCCAACAGCGGATCTATACCCTCAACCCGGCCGGCATGGACGAATTGGAAGACTGGCTCAACCGGACCCGCCGCTTCTGGTCGATCCGGCTCGATGCGCTGGAGAAGCAATTGAAATCCACCGACAAAAATTCAGGAGGAAAACATGACGGAGTACGCAAAAAAAATCGATGA